A window from Mesorhizobium sp. WSM2240 encodes these proteins:
- a CDS encoding GntR family transcriptional regulator: protein MTLETDAATGAEAAPGPRPLSARERFERIYRILRDRICLLDYPPGSHLSEEELAQEFQISRTPVRRVLARLESEGLVQSVHGVGTLVTDVDIEELQQVYHLRLELALLIGRLSPIPRTAADLDRIRALIQRCDDDIRNPDQRAFLRLNMDFFYELTAMTGNQPLREISERLYFQVARVVLKLMPQLGLVEEFVAFRREMMEVLAAAEIGDLESIGHIRRAHISMSFHRMMRQT from the coding sequence ATGACGCTTGAAACGGACGCCGCAACTGGAGCGGAGGCTGCTCCCGGGCCGCGTCCGCTTTCGGCGCGGGAACGGTTCGAGCGAATCTACCGCATTTTGCGCGACCGCATTTGCCTGCTCGATTATCCGCCGGGGAGCCATCTATCCGAGGAGGAATTGGCGCAGGAGTTCCAGATCAGCCGCACTCCGGTTCGCCGTGTCCTGGCGCGCCTCGAATCGGAAGGGCTGGTGCAATCCGTCCACGGCGTCGGCACGCTCGTCACTGACGTCGATATCGAGGAATTGCAGCAGGTCTATCATCTGCGCCTGGAGTTGGCGCTGCTGATCGGCAGGCTGTCGCCGATCCCGCGTACGGCGGCCGATCTCGACCGCATCCGCGCCCTGATCCAGCGCTGTGACGACGACATCCGTAATCCGGACCAGCGCGCTTTCCTGCGGCTCAACATGGATTTCTTTTACGAACTCACTGCCATGACCGGCAACCAGCCGCTGCGCGAGATCAGCGAACGGCTCTACTTCCAGGTCGCCCGCGTCGTCCTGAAGCTGATGCCGCAGCTCGGCTTGGTGGAGGAATTCGTCGCCTTCCGCCGCGAGATGATGGAGGTTCTGGCCGCCGCGGAAATCGGCGACTTGGAATCCATCGGCCACATACGTCGCGCGCATATTTCCATGAGCTTTCACCGGATGATGCGCCAAACATGA